One genomic region from Streptomyces sp. NBC_00582 encodes:
- the ligD gene encoding non-homologous end-joining DNA ligase, translating into MGDAVELEAGGRTVRLSSPDKVFFPERGFTKLDLARYYQAVAPGILRALRDRPTTLERYPDGVNGESFFQKRAPKNMPDWIPTAHITFPSGRSADEMCPTEEAAVLWAAQYGTLTFHPWPVRRDDVDRPDELRIDLDPQPGTDYDDAVRAAHELRAVLDEFGGLRGWPKTSGGRGLHVFVPIEPRWTFTQVRRAAIAVGREMERRMPERVTIKWWKEERGERIFLDYNQTARDRTIASAYSVRPRPHAPVSAPLRWEEVGEARPVDFDIATMPARYAAVGDVHADMDDHAFSLESLLELARRDEHDHGLGDLPYPPEYPKMPGEPKRVQPSRARHEDTPPAP; encoded by the coding sequence ATGGGTGATGCGGTGGAACTGGAGGCGGGCGGCCGGACCGTACGGCTGTCCAGTCCCGACAAGGTTTTCTTCCCGGAGCGCGGCTTCACCAAGCTGGACCTCGCCCGCTACTACCAGGCGGTCGCGCCCGGCATCCTGCGTGCCCTGCGCGATCGCCCCACCACCCTGGAGCGCTACCCCGACGGTGTGAACGGCGAGTCCTTCTTCCAGAAGCGGGCCCCGAAGAACATGCCCGACTGGATCCCCACCGCCCACATCACCTTCCCCAGCGGCCGCAGCGCCGACGAGATGTGCCCCACCGAGGAGGCGGCCGTGCTGTGGGCCGCCCAGTACGGCACGCTCACCTTCCACCCCTGGCCCGTCCGCCGCGACGACGTCGACCGCCCCGACGAACTGCGCATCGACCTCGACCCGCAGCCCGGCACCGACTACGACGACGCCGTCCGCGCCGCCCATGAACTGCGCGCGGTCCTCGACGAGTTCGGCGGACTGCGCGGCTGGCCCAAGACCTCCGGCGGCCGCGGCCTGCACGTCTTCGTGCCCATTGAGCCCCGCTGGACCTTCACCCAGGTCCGGCGCGCCGCGATCGCCGTCGGGCGGGAGATGGAACGCCGTATGCCGGAGCGGGTCACCATCAAGTGGTGGAAGGAGGAGCGCGGAGAGCGCATCTTCCTCGACTACAACCAGACCGCCCGGGACCGCACCATCGCCTCCGCCTACTCCGTACGGCCCCGTCCGCACGCCCCCGTCTCGGCGCCCCTGCGCTGGGAGGAGGTCGGCGAGGCCCGTCCCGTTGACTTCGACATCGCGACCATGCCGGCCCGCTACGCAGCCGTCGGCGACGTCCACGCCGACATGGACGACCACGCCTTCTCCCTGGAGTCCCTCCTGGAACTCGCCCGTCGTGACGAACACGACCACGGACTCGGCGATCTCCCGTATCCCCCGGAGTACCCGAAGATGCCGGGCGAACCGAAACGGGTCCAGCCGAGCAGGGCCCGCCACGAGGACACACCGCCGGCCCCCTGA
- a CDS encoding site-specific integrase, which translates to MSEPKRIVLQNGAVRYRTVVDAGRDENGRRIQLTITKDTKKEVLAERARIIAERSAGTFIAPNKITLGEWLDEWLDYKRRDVEETTIRTYRLALVHVRDRLGHIRLQELTEDHIQNFVDELVSGGRRKGGEPGARLAVSTVESILHKLRGALRRAVVRKLISVNVAADVRPSLADKKTDKRDRPKAKPWSVGEVQLFIAGIEQDRLHAPLLLSLMGLRPAEVVGLRWTDIDLKLATLEMVNTRTMPGNHYVLEKDAKTAAGERALPLPGPVVDALRKFRALQARERLAAGEGYTDTGYVVVDELGLERNTRHLREHAYRLMRDLEIRRVRLYDARHSCLSYLANNGVPDHILAAWAGHTNASFTKRRYVHVDVEDMRAAATAWDTFHGGDRKPSV; encoded by the coding sequence ATGAGTGAGCCGAAGCGGATCGTCCTTCAGAACGGCGCGGTGCGCTATCGCACTGTCGTCGATGCCGGCCGCGACGAGAACGGCCGCCGTATCCAGCTGACCATCACGAAGGACACCAAGAAGGAGGTGCTGGCAGAGCGAGCCCGAATCATCGCCGAGCGGTCCGCCGGGACCTTCATCGCCCCGAACAAGATCACGCTGGGGGAGTGGCTTGACGAGTGGCTGGACTACAAGCGGCGCGACGTCGAGGAGACGACGATCCGCACCTACCGACTCGCCCTGGTCCACGTTCGCGACCGCCTCGGACACATCCGCCTCCAGGAGCTCACCGAAGACCACATCCAGAACTTCGTGGATGAACTCGTCTCCGGCGGCAGACGCAAGGGAGGCGAGCCCGGTGCGCGCCTGGCCGTGTCCACGGTCGAGAGCATCCTGCACAAGCTTCGCGGCGCCCTGCGCCGGGCCGTGGTTCGCAAGCTGATCAGCGTCAATGTGGCCGCCGACGTCCGCCCCTCGCTGGCAGACAAGAAGACCGACAAGCGTGACCGCCCCAAGGCAAAACCATGGTCCGTCGGCGAGGTGCAGCTGTTCATCGCAGGCATCGAGCAGGACCGCTTGCACGCCCCGCTACTGCTGTCCCTGATGGGCCTGCGGCCAGCCGAGGTTGTCGGCCTGCGCTGGACGGACATCGATCTGAAGCTGGCCACGCTGGAGATGGTCAACACCCGCACCATGCCCGGCAACCACTACGTGCTTGAGAAGGACGCCAAGACGGCGGCCGGTGAGCGCGCGCTGCCGCTGCCCGGCCCCGTGGTGGACGCGCTGAGGAAGTTCCGGGCACTCCAGGCACGGGAGCGGCTGGCGGCCGGCGAGGGCTATACGGACACGGGCTACGTCGTCGTCGACGAGTTGGGGTTGGAGAGGAACACGCGGCACCTGCGGGAGCACGCCTACCGCTTGATGCGCGACCTGGAGATTCGACGGGTACGCCTGTACGACGCGCGGCACTCGTGCCTGTCGTACCTCGCGAACAACGGGGTGCCAGACCACATCCTCGCCGCGTGGGCCGGCCACACGAACGCCAGCTTCACGAAGAGGCGGTACGTGCACGTCGACGTCGAAGACATGAGGGCCGCGGCGACCGCGTGGGACACCTTCCACGGGGGAGATCGGAAACCTTCCGTGTGA
- a CDS encoding VOC family protein, protein MLTTRFVDGAPNWIDLGTPDIDGATSFYGALFGWRFESAGPDAGGYGFFRSEGRTVAGGMQTTPAQGPPSWTVYFQSSDVDATAKAAEQAHGRVLFAPMDVMGQGMMAIVADSAGVPFGLWQPGHNKGVDLAGEPGSLCWVELYTPDIAAAAAFYYTTLGLETSAVPFPGGVYTCVNPAGAAEDAVFGGFVTLADDPTEARDGAYWLPYFEVADVDTVAAEAEARGGAVRIPAADVEGVGRMARLADPYGARFAVIRSAPQQNQG, encoded by the coding sequence ATGCTCACCACCCGTTTCGTCGACGGCGCTCCGAACTGGATCGACCTCGGCACGCCCGACATCGACGGCGCCACCTCCTTCTACGGCGCCCTGTTCGGCTGGCGGTTCGAGTCCGCGGGCCCCGACGCCGGCGGTTACGGCTTCTTCCGCTCGGAGGGCAGGACCGTGGCGGGCGGTATGCAGACCACGCCCGCGCAGGGGCCGCCGTCCTGGACGGTGTACTTCCAGTCGTCGGACGTGGACGCCACCGCGAAGGCCGCCGAACAGGCCCACGGCCGGGTGCTCTTCGCGCCGATGGACGTGATGGGGCAGGGCATGATGGCGATCGTCGCCGACTCGGCGGGGGTGCCGTTCGGTCTCTGGCAGCCGGGGCACAACAAGGGCGTGGACCTGGCGGGCGAGCCCGGCTCGCTGTGCTGGGTGGAGCTGTACACGCCGGACATCGCCGCGGCGGCCGCCTTCTATTACACGACGCTGGGTCTGGAGACCTCCGCGGTCCCCTTCCCCGGGGGCGTCTACACCTGCGTCAACCCCGCGGGGGCGGCCGAGGACGCCGTGTTCGGCGGGTTCGTCACGCTGGCCGACGACCCGACCGAGGCCCGGGACGGGGCGTACTGGCTGCCGTACTTCGAGGTCGCCGACGTGGACACGGTCGCCGCCGAGGCGGAGGCACGCGGCGGCGCGGTCCGGATACCCGCGGCGGACGTCGAGGGCGTCGGCCGCATGGCCCGGCTGGCCGACCCGTACGGGGCCCGCTTCGCGGTGATCAGAAGCGCGCCGCAGCAGAACCAGGGCTGA
- a CDS encoding LacI family DNA-binding transcriptional regulator, translated as MTETAQRPTLEAVAARAGVSRATVSRVVNGGDGVREPLVERVRRAVEELGYVPNQAARSLVTKRHGAVAVVIAEPETRVFADPFFALQLRGISKELTAQDNQLVLLLTEGRDDHTRVARYLAGGHVDGALVFSLHLDDPLPGLIRGAGLPTVFGGRPGWNDGNTGVVYVDSDNRGGAREAVRHLVGLGRTRIAHLTGALDQTSAADRLDGYRDVMGDADPRLVVESDFTPGGGERAMRELLDRCPDVDAVFAANDLTASGALRVLREHGRRVPEDVAVVGFDDMLPVAEGTDPPLTTVRQDIEEMGRIMARLLLRRLDPRTPEEPPSGVVLPTTLIRRASA; from the coding sequence GTGACCGAGACCGCACAGCGTCCCACCCTGGAGGCCGTGGCCGCGCGGGCCGGGGTGTCCAGGGCCACCGTGTCGAGGGTCGTCAACGGTGGGGACGGGGTCCGGGAGCCCTTGGTGGAGCGGGTCCGGCGGGCCGTGGAGGAACTCGGGTACGTCCCCAACCAGGCGGCCCGCAGCCTCGTCACGAAGCGGCACGGCGCCGTCGCCGTCGTCATCGCCGAACCGGAGACAAGGGTCTTCGCCGATCCCTTCTTCGCCCTCCAGCTCCGCGGCATCAGCAAGGAACTGACCGCCCAGGACAACCAGTTGGTGCTGCTGCTCACCGAGGGGCGTGACGACCACACACGGGTCGCCCGCTATCTCGCCGGCGGCCATGTCGACGGCGCCCTGGTCTTCTCCCTGCACCTCGACGACCCGCTCCCCGGCCTCATCCGGGGCGCCGGCCTGCCCACCGTGTTCGGCGGCCGCCCCGGCTGGAACGACGGCAACACCGGTGTGGTGTACGTCGACAGCGACAACCGCGGCGGGGCCCGCGAGGCCGTACGCCATCTCGTCGGCCTCGGCCGCACCCGGATCGCCCACCTCACCGGCGCCCTGGACCAGACCTCGGCGGCCGACCGGCTCGACGGCTACCGCGACGTCATGGGGGACGCCGACCCGCGGCTCGTCGTGGAGAGCGACTTCACGCCCGGCGGAGGGGAGCGCGCGATGCGCGAACTCCTGGACCGCTGCCCGGACGTCGACGCCGTGTTCGCCGCGAACGACCTCACCGCCTCCGGCGCGCTACGGGTCCTGCGCGAGCACGGGCGTCGGGTGCCCGAGGACGTGGCGGTGGTCGGCTTCGACGACATGCTTCCGGTCGCCGAGGGCACCGACCCGCCGCTGACGACGGTCCGTCAGGACATCGAGGAGATGGGCCGCATCATGGCCCGCCTCCTGCTACGCCGCCTCGACCCGCGCACCCCCGAGGAACCCCCGTCGGGCGTGGTCCTCCCGACGACCCTGATACGCCGCGCTTCGGCGTGA